From the genome of Bosea sp. Tri-49, one region includes:
- a CDS encoding ABC transporter substrate-binding protein encodes MSTETGLNRRQFGAGIIGLSFATLGAGAARAQQSGPFNVFAHRVMQTVSTGAQGGDITRDWAAKNGVTVQWTTFDTGPLQERLFREASLGESSVDVGFVLNTQVVPRAANLFEALDDYLKRDPLEDPADIFPGLMQGMTVGGKQLAVPFRHASSGLHYNEEILAEKGFSKPPATIEEMIEIAKACSYRRSDGTQIVGLCTPGVTYPNVIDLARAWDGEFITPDFKCAADQPPMLTAIRTLRELFQANAFPRNFATLSPEDVNVWMQQGRAAMSLQSMGRNRIYNDPQKSKFSGKIKTIAVPASKTLAGKYDAAPAKVEFWGMVIPKNAKRKDLAWNFIKAMASKEATLKAALNGNGPVRASTYADQSFAGTVPYAAEELKVLKVARVPLPAFDEAARAGDLFKEEAEAAVLGMKTPEEAMASLVKRVQPLLPA; translated from the coding sequence ATGAGCACGGAGACAGGACTGAACCGTAGGCAGTTCGGCGCGGGCATTATCGGGCTGAGCTTCGCGACGTTGGGCGCCGGTGCTGCCCGTGCGCAGCAGAGCGGGCCGTTCAACGTCTTCGCCCATCGCGTCATGCAGACGGTCTCGACCGGCGCGCAGGGCGGCGACATCACCAGGGACTGGGCCGCGAAGAACGGCGTGACCGTCCAGTGGACGACCTTCGACACCGGGCCGTTGCAGGAGCGGCTCTTTCGCGAGGCGAGCCTCGGAGAGAGCTCGGTCGATGTCGGCTTCGTCCTCAACACGCAGGTCGTGCCGCGCGCCGCAAACCTGTTCGAGGCGCTCGACGACTATCTCAAGCGCGATCCGCTCGAGGACCCCGCCGACATCTTCCCGGGATTGATGCAGGGCATGACTGTCGGCGGCAAGCAGCTCGCCGTGCCGTTCCGGCATGCCTCCTCCGGCCTGCACTACAATGAGGAGATCCTGGCCGAGAAGGGCTTCTCCAAGCCGCCGGCGACGATCGAGGAGATGATTGAGATCGCCAAGGCCTGCAGCTATCGCCGCTCCGACGGCACGCAGATCGTCGGCCTGTGCACGCCGGGGGTGACCTATCCCAATGTGATCGATCTCGCCCGTGCCTGGGACGGCGAGTTCATCACGCCCGACTTCAAATGCGCCGCCGACCAGCCGCCGATGCTGACTGCGATCAGGACCTTGCGCGAGCTCTTCCAGGCCAATGCCTTCCCGCGCAATTTCGCGACGCTCTCGCCCGAGGACGTCAATGTCTGGATGCAGCAGGGCCGGGCGGCGATGAGCCTGCAGAGCATGGGCCGCAACCGCATCTACAACGATCCGCAGAAGTCGAAATTCTCCGGCAAGATCAAGACGATCGCCGTGCCGGCCTCGAAGACGCTGGCGGGCAAATACGATGCTGCCCCGGCCAAGGTCGAGTTCTGGGGAATGGTCATCCCGAAGAACGCCAAGCGCAAGGACCTCGCCTGGAACTTCATCAAGGCGATGGCCTCGAAGGAGGCGACCCTCAAGGCCGCGCTCAACGGCAACGGCCCGGTGCGCGCCTCGACCTATGCCGACCAGAGCTTCGCCGGGACCGTGCCTTACGCGGCCGAGGAATTGAAGGTGCTGAAGGTGGCGCGCGTGCCGCTGCCCGCCTTCGACGAGGCGGCCCGCGCCGGCGACCTCTTCAAGGAGGAGGCGGAGGCCGCGGTGCTCGGCATGAAGACGCCGGAAGAGGCAATGGCCTCGCTGGTCAAGCGCGTGCAGCCGCTGCTGCCGGCCTGA